One Azoarcus sp. DN11 DNA segment encodes these proteins:
- a CDS encoding site-specific integrase — translation MSVLRQRMDEAMVLRGFSARTRECYLRCVAGLARHYHCPPDRLDAAQIQAYLLYLIEERKLAYASVNQANCAIRFLLARVLGREAGDFEIPMAKVPKRLPQILTREEVVRLLAAARNERARAALTTAYAAGLRVSELCALELSDIESASDRMCLKVRQAKGGKDRYTLLSPRLLEVLRHYWRLYRPGRWLFPNGAGDGPMGAETAQRMYWAARDTAGIAPGGGIHSLRHAFATHLLEAGVDLPTLQRLLGHGHVTTTMRYLHLARSRLTGTTSPLELLDPH, via the coding sequence ATGTCTGTCTTGCGCCAACGAATGGATGAGGCGATGGTGCTGCGCGGCTTCTCGGCGCGCACGCGCGAGTGCTACCTGCGCTGCGTGGCGGGGCTGGCGCGCCACTACCATTGCCCACCGGATCGGCTCGACGCGGCCCAGATCCAGGCCTATCTGCTGTACCTGATCGAAGAGCGCAAGCTCGCCTACGCGTCGGTCAATCAGGCCAATTGCGCGATTCGCTTCCTGTTGGCGCGGGTGCTCGGGCGCGAAGCGGGGGACTTCGAGATTCCGATGGCCAAGGTGCCCAAGCGGCTACCCCAGATCCTCACCCGCGAGGAAGTGGTGCGGCTGCTGGCGGCGGCTCGCAACGAACGCGCCCGCGCCGCGCTGACGACGGCCTATGCGGCCGGTTTGCGGGTGTCCGAGCTGTGCGCGCTGGAACTCTCCGATATCGAGTCAGCCTCGGATCGGATGTGCCTGAAGGTGCGGCAGGCCAAGGGCGGCAAGGACCGCTACACGCTGCTCTCGCCGCGGCTGCTCGAAGTCCTGCGCCACTACTGGCGCCTGTACCGTCCGGGGCGCTGGCTGTTTCCGAACGGCGCCGGCGACGGACCGATGGGCGCGGAAACGGCCCAGCGCATGTACTGGGCCGCGCGCGATACGGCTGGGATCGCCCCGGGCGGGGGCATCCATTCGCTGCGCCACGCCTTCGCCACCCATCTGCTCGAAGCCGGCGTCGATCTGCCGACCCTCCAGCGCCTGCTCGGACACGGCCATGTCACCACGACGATGCGCTACCTGCATCTGGCGCGCTCACGCCTGACCGGCACGACTTCGCCGCTCGAGCTGCTCGACCCGCACTGA
- a CDS encoding FAD-binding oxidoreductase has protein sequence MVSKSKALPKGISAAEFDKAVRELRAIVGDEYVIVDDDKLAPYRKIMMPVPEAQHELSASVMPDGVEQIQRVMKVVNKYRIPVYPISTGKNLGYGSAAPVQRGQIVMDLRRMNRIIEVDPELCTALVEPGVTYQQLYDYLQEHKLPLWFSCPAPSAIAGPVGNMVDRGVGYTPYGEHFLFSCGMEVVLADGKVLRTGMGAMENSNTWQVFKWGYGPTLDGIFTQSNFGVVTKMGMWLMPAPPDYRPFCIQYPNEADITKIVEALRPLRIAMVIPNAVVIAHTLWEAPCTPVKRADYHTGPGAISDEAVKKIQKDHNIGAWNVYAGLYGTKETNDANWKIIEAVAAATGGKIITQEQSKGSKALEYRFDLMKGKPNLGEFGLYNWRGGGGSIWFAPVSQAKGAETLKQMQMAKTILAKYGFDYVGEFIVGWRDMHHVIDLLYDRSNPEQMQKAYACYDELLHTFAKEGYGMYRANTAFAEKVAATYGPVKRDVEKRLKKALDPNNIIAPGRCGISL, from the coding sequence ATGGTTTCGAAGAGCAAGGCGCTGCCGAAGGGGATCAGCGCGGCGGAGTTCGACAAGGCGGTGCGCGAGCTGCGCGCGATCGTGGGTGACGAGTATGTGATCGTCGATGACGACAAGCTCGCGCCGTACCGCAAGATCATGATGCCGGTGCCGGAGGCGCAGCACGAGCTGTCGGCGTCGGTGATGCCGGATGGCGTGGAGCAGATCCAGCGCGTGATGAAGGTGGTGAACAAGTACCGCATCCCGGTGTATCCCATCTCGACCGGCAAGAACCTGGGCTACGGTTCCGCGGCGCCGGTGCAGCGCGGGCAGATCGTGATGGACCTGCGGCGCATGAACCGCATCATCGAGGTCGATCCCGAGCTGTGCACGGCGCTGGTGGAGCCGGGGGTGACCTACCAGCAGCTCTACGACTACCTGCAGGAGCACAAGCTGCCGCTGTGGTTCTCGTGCCCGGCGCCGTCGGCGATCGCCGGGCCGGTGGGCAACATGGTGGACCGCGGCGTCGGCTACACGCCCTACGGTGAGCACTTCCTGTTCTCGTGTGGCATGGAGGTGGTGCTGGCGGACGGCAAGGTGCTGCGCACCGGCATGGGCGCGATGGAAAACTCGAACACCTGGCAGGTGTTCAAGTGGGGCTACGGACCGACGCTGGACGGGATCTTCACGCAGTCGAACTTCGGCGTCGTGACCAAGATGGGCATGTGGCTGATGCCCGCGCCGCCGGACTATCGCCCCTTCTGCATCCAGTATCCGAACGAAGCCGACATCACGAAGATCGTCGAGGCGCTGCGGCCGCTGCGCATCGCGATGGTGATCCCGAACGCGGTGGTGATCGCGCACACGCTGTGGGAGGCGCCGTGCACACCGGTGAAACGCGCGGACTACCACACGGGGCCGGGGGCGATTTCCGACGAGGCGGTGAAGAAGATCCAGAAGGATCACAACATCGGTGCGTGGAACGTGTACGCGGGCCTGTACGGCACCAAGGAAACCAACGACGCCAACTGGAAGATCATCGAGGCGGTGGCCGCGGCCACCGGCGGCAAGATCATCACGCAGGAGCAGTCGAAGGGCAGCAAGGCGCTGGAATACCGCTTCGACCTGATGAAGGGCAAGCCCAACCTGGGCGAGTTCGGGCTGTACAACTGGCGCGGCGGCGGCGGTTCGATCTGGTTTGCGCCGGTGTCGCAGGCCAAGGGTGCCGAGACGCTCAAGCAGATGCAGATGGCGAAGACGATCCTCGCGAAATACGGCTTCGACTACGTCGGCGAGTTCATCGTCGGTTGGCGCGACATGCACCACGTTATCGACCTGCTGTACGACCGCTCGAACCCCGAGCAGATGCAGAAGGCCTACGCGTGTTACGACGAGCTGCTGCATACCTTCGCGAAGGAAGGCTACGGCATGTACCGCGCGAACACGGCCTTCGCCGAGAAGGTCGCCGCCACTTACGGGCCGGTGAAGCGCGACGTCGAGAAGCGCCTGAAGAAGGCGCTGGACCCCAACAACATCATCGCGCCGGGACGGTGCGGCATCAGCCTGTAA
- a CDS encoding 2-oxoacid:acceptor oxidoreductase subunit alpha: protein MSGQTVSLVMAGSGGAGVVTAGSLLLEAAARAGWYAYMTRSSGPQIRGGEAAVMVRLGTEPLASHDDCFHLLVGVDWQNVGRFAAEIPLGPDSLIIGDPGEGEVPEVFARSGAQQIALAMKALAKTIPDGRPNMVAFGAIAGLIGLTEDIVVGVLRDTLKRKGEGAIAASLAAFRAGVEAAADFPAVPRLPAMKADTSERWSITGNEATGMGALRGGVRFVAAYPITPATEVLEWLAPALPKVGGVLVQAEDELASINQIIGGSYGGVPSLTATSGPGLALMTESLGLAVAAEVPIVVVDVMRVGPSTGIATKSEQADLNIAVYGLHGDAPHLVLAPTSVADCLFTTQWAVHLAESLQTAAIVLTDQAMGQARAVMPRSAAVSFIGQREKPAALAEGVHYKRYANTASGVSPMAIPGMAGFTYTADGLEHNETGTPSSQASDHQAQLDKRLRKLTGYNYGDHWADITGDADADTAILTWGSSAGPAREALARLRAAGHRVKLVAVRLISPVQPEKFAAALAGVERVLVVEQSHSGQFHRYLRAQYDLPRQVRALHNPGPLAVRPGAIVEQITQWS, encoded by the coding sequence ATGAGCGGACAGACGGTATCACTGGTGATGGCAGGCAGTGGCGGCGCGGGGGTGGTGACCGCGGGCAGCCTGCTGCTGGAAGCGGCTGCGCGGGCGGGCTGGTACGCGTACATGACGCGCTCGTCGGGCCCGCAGATCCGTGGCGGCGAGGCGGCGGTGATGGTGCGGCTGGGTACGGAACCGCTCGCCTCGCATGACGACTGTTTCCACCTGCTGGTCGGGGTCGACTGGCAGAACGTCGGCCGCTTCGCCGCCGAGATCCCGCTGGGGCCGGACAGCCTCATCATCGGTGATCCGGGTGAAGGCGAAGTGCCGGAAGTTTTCGCCCGCAGCGGCGCGCAGCAGATCGCGCTGGCGATGAAGGCGCTGGCGAAGACGATTCCCGACGGACGCCCGAACATGGTCGCCTTCGGCGCCATCGCCGGCCTGATCGGCCTTACCGAAGACATCGTCGTCGGCGTGCTGCGCGACACCCTGAAGCGCAAGGGCGAAGGGGCGATCGCCGCGAGCCTCGCCGCGTTCCGCGCCGGTGTCGAAGCGGCCGCGGATTTCCCCGCGGTGCCGCGGCTGCCTGCGATGAAGGCGGACACCAGCGAGCGCTGGAGCATCACCGGCAACGAAGCGACCGGCATGGGTGCGTTGCGCGGCGGGGTGCGCTTCGTCGCCGCCTACCCGATCACGCCGGCGACCGAAGTCCTCGAATGGCTCGCGCCCGCGCTGCCCAAGGTGGGCGGCGTGCTGGTGCAGGCCGAGGACGAACTCGCCTCGATCAACCAGATCATCGGTGGGTCCTACGGCGGCGTGCCCTCGCTGACCGCCACCTCCGGCCCCGGCCTCGCGCTGATGACCGAATCGCTCGGCCTCGCGGTGGCGGCCGAAGTGCCGATCGTCGTGGTGGATGTGATGCGCGTCGGCCCATCGACCGGCATCGCGACCAAGTCCGAGCAGGCCGACCTCAACATCGCGGTGTACGGCCTGCACGGCGACGCGCCGCATCTCGTGCTCGCCCCCACGTCGGTCGCCGACTGCCTGTTCACGACGCAGTGGGCGGTGCATCTGGCCGAGAGCCTGCAGACCGCCGCGATCGTGCTCACCGACCAGGCGATGGGGCAGGCGCGGGCGGTGATGCCGCGCTCGGCCGCGGTGAGCTTCATCGGCCAGCGCGAGAAGCCCGCGGCGCTCGCCGAAGGCGTGCACTACAAGCGCTACGCGAATACCGCCTCGGGCGTGTCGCCGATGGCGATTCCCGGCATGGCGGGGTTCACGTACACCGCCGACGGCCTCGAACACAACGAGACGGGTACGCCCTCGTCGCAGGCCTCCGACCACCAGGCGCAACTCGACAAGCGCCTGAGAAAGCTCACCGGCTACAACTACGGCGATCACTGGGCCGACATCACCGGGGACGCCGACGCCGACACCGCGATCCTCACCTGGGGCTCCAGCGCCGGCCCGGCGCGCGAAGCGCTCGCCCGCCTGCGCGCCGCCGGTCACCGCGTGAAGCTCGTCGCGGTGCGCCTGATCTCGCCGGTGCAGCCGGAGAAATTCGCCGCCGCACTCGCAGGCGTCGAACGCGTGCTGGTCGTCGAGCAATCGCACAGCGGGCAGTTCCACCGCTACCTGCGCGCACAGTACGACCTGCCGCGCCAGGTGCGCGCGCTGCACAATCCCGGCCCGCTGGCGGTCCGCCCCGGCGCCATCGTCGAACAAATCACCCAGTGGAGCTGA
- a CDS encoding MarR family transcriptional regulator, translating to MQGFFRSYLSVYRPLIHALNELLQPCELSYSLWQVMVYAKEHTRASLVEISQYYGIEKPGVTRRVQRLEELGYLTCAPGNDRREKSLVLTELGMRVYSECRAKITALEERVTAGIGPGPLERTVAVFGQLLGNLK from the coding sequence ATGCAAGGTTTCTTCAGATCCTACCTGTCGGTGTACCGGCCCCTGATCCACGCGCTGAACGAGCTGCTTCAACCCTGCGAGCTGTCCTACTCGCTGTGGCAAGTGATGGTGTATGCGAAGGAACACACGCGCGCCTCGCTCGTCGAGATCTCACAGTATTACGGGATCGAAAAGCCCGGCGTCACGCGCAGGGTGCAGCGGCTCGAGGAGTTGGGGTATCTCACGTGCGCTCCCGGCAATGACCGGCGCGAGAAATCCCTTGTGCTGACGGAGCTGGGGATGCGTGTCTATTCCGAATGCCGGGCGAAGATCACGGCGCTCGAGGAGCGCGTCACCGCGGGGATCGGTCCGGGGCCTCTGGAACGGACCGTCGCCGTCTTCGGGCAACTGCTCGGCAACCTCAAATAA
- a CDS encoding YfhL family 4Fe-4S dicluster ferredoxin produces the protein MALQIIDDCISCDVCVPECPNEAIASGEDYFVIDAGKCTECEGHYDTPQCKEVCPVDAIVPRAA, from the coding sequence ATGGCGCTGCAAATCATCGACGACTGTATCAGCTGTGACGTGTGCGTTCCGGAGTGCCCGAACGAGGCGATCGCGTCCGGAGAAGACTATTTCGTCATCGACGCCGGGAAGTGCACTGAATGCGAAGGGCACTACGACACGCCGCAGTGCAAGGAGGTCTGCCCGGTCGACGCGATCGTGCCGCGGGCTGCGTGA
- a CDS encoding 2-oxoacid:ferredoxin oxidoreductase subunit beta, giving the protein MDACVKQREYTAKDYKSEVKPIWCPGCGDYSVLAAITRALASMQLAPENVAVVSGIGCSSRIPAYTSVYGFHGVHGRALPVATGLKIARPDLTVLVTGGDGDGFSIGGNHFLHACRRNVDLTYIVMDNQVYGMTKGQASPTTDPDWEGSKLTPDGAGIESFHPLVVALAAGANFVARCSSSDPNNVADIITQAIRHPGFSLVQVLSPCVTFRSEQLEWKHLVRTAVVDVTDDAARAARRLMTDDGFNVGKVLYKGDRPAYQPEPKGMAAVAELESDFAL; this is encoded by the coding sequence ATGGATGCCTGCGTAAAACAGCGGGAATACACCGCGAAGGATTACAAGTCGGAGGTCAAACCGATCTGGTGCCCGGGCTGCGGCGACTACTCGGTGCTGGCGGCGATCACCCGCGCGTTGGCGTCGATGCAGCTCGCGCCGGAGAACGTCGCGGTGGTGTCGGGCATCGGCTGCTCTTCGCGCATCCCGGCCTACACCAGCGTGTATGGCTTCCACGGCGTGCACGGGCGGGCGCTGCCGGTCGCCACGGGCCTCAAGATCGCGCGCCCCGACCTCACGGTGCTGGTGACGGGTGGCGACGGCGACGGCTTCTCGATCGGCGGCAACCACTTCCTGCACGCCTGCCGTCGCAACGTCGACCTCACCTACATCGTGATGGACAACCAGGTCTATGGCATGACCAAGGGCCAGGCCTCGCCGACCACCGATCCGGACTGGGAAGGCAGCAAGCTCACGCCGGACGGCGCGGGCATCGAGTCCTTCCACCCGCTGGTGGTCGCGCTCGCCGCGGGCGCGAACTTCGTCGCGCGCTGTTCGAGCTCGGACCCCAACAACGTTGCCGACATCATCACGCAGGCGATCCGCCACCCGGGGTTCTCGCTCGTGCAGGTGCTCAGCCCGTGCGTGACTTTCCGTTCCGAGCAGCTCGAATGGAAGCACCTGGTGCGCACCGCGGTGGTGGATGTCACCGACGACGCCGCGCGCGCCGCCCGCCGGCTCATGACCGACGATGGTTTCAACGTCGGCAAGGTGCTGTACAAGGGCGACCGGCCGGCCTACCAGCCCGAGCCCAAGGGCATGGCGGCCGTGGCGGAGCTGGAATCCGATTTCGCGCTGTAA
- a CDS encoding MarR family transcriptional regulator, whose amino-acid sequence MTLKKSTDRKGLDYGMLPSLAGYQLRLAQIAIFRDFAEGLGEFDVTPGLFGILVIIESNSGLKQTELARAAHLDRSTVVSVIDNLERRNLVERRPAENDRRSNSLVLTPDGSALLKKLKRRVQDHEKRLVEHLSEDERATLVALLQKIFPEHR is encoded by the coding sequence ATGACCCTAAAAAAATCGACGGACAGGAAAGGGCTCGACTACGGCATGCTGCCCAGCCTGGCTGGCTACCAGTTGCGCCTCGCACAGATCGCGATCTTCCGTGATTTCGCCGAAGGACTCGGTGAATTCGACGTCACGCCCGGCCTGTTCGGCATCCTCGTGATCATCGAGTCCAACTCCGGACTCAAGCAGACCGAACTCGCCCGTGCCGCCCACCTCGACCGCTCGACGGTGGTTTCCGTCATCGACAACCTGGAACGCCGCAACCTCGTCGAGCGCCGACCAGCCGAGAACGACCGCCGCTCGAACTCCCTCGTGCTCACCCCCGACGGTTCCGCGCTCCTCAAGAAACTCAAGCGCCGGGTGCAGGATCACGAGAAACGCCTCGTCGAGCATCTCAGCGAAGACGAGCGCGCCACCCTCGTCGCCCTCCTGCAGAAGATCTTCCCCGAGCATCGCTGA
- a CDS encoding transporter → MKIRTIMLAVVLAGACMGNALAKEGGDQYPNGVENWLAGAAPPPGNYFLNYVGHYSARLRDGDGDKVPRASVDAWFDALRFIRMTDTKILGGDWGMHLVVPLVQQKVKLGGDSKTVTGLGDITFNPLIVAWHAKNLHWLFALDLNMPTGRYKSGDPRESIGTNYWSIEPIVAATWLSDDGWELSAKFMYNIKSKNKDFRPAPGAPKMDYESGDDFHMDYTVGKHFGPWTAGLSGYYLKQTENDRLEGRTLPEVPGLWSRGRKGEVFAIGPSIGYTNKNGTTFIVQWQHETEAENRFRGDKAWFKLVLPF, encoded by the coding sequence ATGAAGATCAGGACGATCATGCTGGCCGTTGTGCTGGCGGGGGCATGCATGGGCAATGCGCTGGCGAAGGAGGGCGGCGACCAATACCCGAACGGCGTCGAAAACTGGCTCGCCGGCGCGGCCCCGCCGCCGGGCAACTATTTCCTCAACTACGTCGGCCATTACAGCGCCCGGTTGCGCGACGGGGATGGCGACAAGGTGCCGAGGGCGTCGGTCGATGCGTGGTTCGACGCGCTGCGCTTCATCAGGATGACGGACACAAAGATCCTTGGCGGCGACTGGGGGATGCATCTCGTGGTACCGCTGGTGCAACAGAAGGTGAAGCTCGGCGGTGACAGCAAGACGGTGACCGGGCTCGGCGATATCACCTTCAATCCGCTCATCGTCGCGTGGCACGCCAAGAACCTGCACTGGTTGTTCGCGCTCGACCTCAACATGCCGACCGGCAGGTACAAGTCGGGCGATCCGCGCGAGAGCATCGGCACGAACTACTGGAGCATCGAGCCGATCGTCGCGGCGACTTGGCTGTCCGACGACGGGTGGGAGCTGTCGGCCAAGTTCATGTACAACATCAAGAGCAAGAACAAGGACTTCCGGCCGGCGCCCGGCGCGCCGAAGATGGATTACGAGTCGGGCGACGATTTCCACATGGATTACACGGTCGGCAAGCACTTCGGGCCGTGGACGGCGGGGCTGTCCGGCTATTACCTGAAGCAGACGGAGAACGACCGGCTCGAAGGCAGGACCCTGCCGGAAGTGCCCGGCCTGTGGTCGCGCGGGCGCAAGGGCGAAGTCTTCGCGATCGGCCCGAGTATCGGCTACACGAACAAGAACGGCACGACCTTCATCGTGCAGTGGCAGCACGAGACCGAGGCCGAGAACCGCTTCCGCGGCGACAAGGCGTGGTTCAAGCTGGTGCTGCCGTTCTGA
- a CDS encoding aldehyde dehydrogenase family protein — translation MKEYKLFIDGEWVPSSTETILDDLNPATGEVWGRVHQASADDLERAIAAAHRARESWGSTLANEREATLLRAADELQKRIPEVAEVLIDEAGSTFGKAMFEASFVVNLLRSAAGECRRITGETMPSDSPGVFSMSVRRPLGVIAGIAPFNFPFLLATKKVALALAAGNTFILKPATYTPVTGLKIAEIFEAAGLPKGVLNVVPVQGSVLGNTFVEDPRVRMITFTGSTEVGRELSAAAGRQFKRITLELGGKSPLIVLKDADVDYAVNAAAFGIFLHQGQVCMANSRLIVEAPIFDAFCDKLVKKIAGFKVGDPRDPHTVIGPLIDRKQCAVLDRHVADAVAKGAKLLHGGKSDGAFYQPTILAGVTPDMVVFREESFGPAVSVIRAADSEEALRLANDSCYGLSSGLVTNDLQKALDLSLRLEAGMVHINDASIMDEPHVPFGGVKDSGVGREGGHFSMEEMTELKWITVQLGQRQFPF, via the coding sequence ATGAAGGAATACAAGCTGTTCATCGACGGCGAGTGGGTGCCGTCGTCGACGGAAACGATCCTCGACGACCTCAACCCGGCGACCGGCGAGGTGTGGGGGCGGGTGCATCAGGCCTCCGCCGACGACCTGGAACGGGCCATCGCCGCGGCCCACCGGGCGCGCGAGAGCTGGGGCAGCACGCTCGCGAACGAACGCGAAGCGACCCTGCTGCGGGCGGCCGACGAGCTGCAGAAGCGTATCCCGGAAGTGGCCGAGGTGCTGATCGACGAGGCCGGTTCGACCTTCGGCAAGGCGATGTTCGAGGCGAGCTTCGTCGTCAATCTGCTGCGCAGCGCCGCGGGCGAGTGCCGCCGCATCACCGGCGAGACGATGCCCTCCGACAGCCCGGGCGTGTTCTCGATGAGCGTGCGCCGGCCGCTGGGCGTGATCGCCGGCATCGCGCCGTTCAACTTCCCCTTCCTGCTGGCGACGAAGAAAGTGGCGCTCGCGCTTGCGGCGGGCAACACCTTCATCCTGAAGCCCGCGACTTATACGCCGGTGACGGGACTCAAGATCGCCGAGATCTTCGAGGCGGCGGGACTGCCGAAGGGCGTGCTGAACGTGGTGCCGGTGCAGGGTTCGGTGCTTGGCAACACTTTCGTCGAGGATCCGCGCGTGCGCATGATCACCTTCACCGGCTCGACCGAGGTCGGGCGCGAGCTGTCGGCGGCGGCGGGGCGGCAGTTCAAGCGCATCACGCTCGAGCTGGGCGGCAAGAGCCCGCTGATCGTGCTAAAGGATGCGGACGTCGATTACGCGGTGAATGCCGCGGCCTTCGGCATCTTCCTGCACCAGGGGCAGGTGTGCATGGCGAACTCGCGCCTGATCGTCGAGGCGCCGATCTTCGATGCCTTCTGCGACAAGCTCGTGAAGAAGATCGCAGGTTTCAAGGTCGGTGATCCGCGCGATCCGCATACGGTGATCGGGCCGCTGATCGACCGCAAGCAGTGCGCGGTGCTCGATCGCCACGTCGCCGATGCGGTCGCGAAGGGCGCGAAGCTGCTGCACGGGGGAAAGAGCGACGGCGCGTTCTACCAACCGACCATCCTCGCCGGCGTGACGCCCGACATGGTGGTGTTCCGGGAGGAGAGCTTCGGGCCGGCAGTGTCGGTGATCCGCGCCGCAGACAGCGAGGAGGCGCTGCGGCTCGCCAACGACTCGTGCTACGGGCTGTCGTCGGGCCTCGTCACGAATGACCTGCAGAAGGCGCTCGACCTGTCGCTGCGGCTGGAGGCGGGGATGGTGCACATCAACGATGCGTCGATCATGGACGAGCCGCACGTGCCGTTCGGCGGCGTCAAGGACAGCGGCGTCGGGCGCGAGGGCGGGCATTTTTCGATGGAGGAGATGACCGAACTCAAGTGGATCACGGTGCAGCTGGGGCAGCGCCAGTTCCCGTTCTGA
- a CDS encoding cytochrome c, with translation MHARRWAVCLGAIAALVAGGGAQAAWRDGGEVYEKVCRYCHEANVGPVLKGRALPEEYIRRVVRMGNRAMPAFRPSEIDDATLADVARRVSTGAALAQE, from the coding sequence ATGCATGCAAGGAGATGGGCCGTTTGCCTGGGGGCCATCGCGGCGCTGGTGGCCGGGGGTGGGGCACAGGCGGCGTGGCGGGATGGCGGCGAGGTCTACGAGAAGGTGTGCCGCTATTGCCACGAGGCGAACGTGGGGCCGGTGCTGAAGGGGCGGGCGTTGCCGGAGGAGTACATCCGGCGCGTGGTGCGGATGGGCAATCGGGCGATGCCGGCGTTCCGGCCGAGCGAGATCGACGATGCGACGCTGGCCGATGTGGCGCGGCGCGTCAGCACCGGCGCGGCGCTGGCGCAGGAGTGA
- a CDS encoding OsmC family protein has translation MSKHTAAIEWSRAPHATDATTYSRNHVATLAGGQTVTMSSSPTFLGDPEGADPEQMVVSALASCHMLFFLAIADLKGFPVAHYADTPAGELGKTEKGQALTHITLSPRVTFVDKAPDAATLTAIHNSAHKRCFIANSLTAEVTLDLG, from the coding sequence ATGTCCAAGCACACCGCCGCCATCGAATGGTCTCGCGCGCCGCACGCGACCGACGCCACGACCTATTCGCGCAACCACGTCGCCACCCTCGCAGGCGGCCAGACGGTCACCATGTCCTCGTCGCCCACCTTCCTGGGTGACCCGGAAGGCGCCGACCCCGAGCAGATGGTGGTCAGCGCGCTCGCGAGCTGCCACATGCTGTTCTTTCTCGCGATCGCCGACCTCAAGGGCTTTCCGGTCGCGCATTACGCCGACACGCCGGCCGGCGAGCTCGGCAAGACCGAAAAGGGTCAGGCGCTCACGCACATCACCCTCTCGCCGCGCGTCACCTTCGTCGACAAGGCACCCGACGCCGCAACGCTCACGGCGATCCACAACAGCGCCCACAAGCGCTGCTTCATCGCGAACTCGCTGACGGCCGAAGTCACGCTGGATCTCGGCTGA
- a CDS encoding integron integrase, whose amino-acid sequence MQESILPSSSPRLLDQVRERLRLKHYSLRTERAYVGWIRRYIIHQGRRHPKDMGKKEVEAFLTSLAVERDVSAATQGQALSAILFLYREVLEQPLPWLDEVTRAKRPARLPSVMSREEVQRLIAAVDDPLMNLVVALLYGTGMRVLEALRLRVKDVDFGRGEILVREGKGNKDRVTMLPASLADRLRAQLSVVRALHAAELQAGRGDVGLPHALAAKYPSAAKSLGWQYVFPAAGLSVDPRSGAVRRHHVDEKRVQRTVKAAAQRAGIVKQVSPHTLRHSFATHVLEAGYDIRTVQELLGHSDVSTTMIYTHVLNRGGRGVVSPLDRVT is encoded by the coding sequence ATGCAAGAATCCATTCTTCCGTCGTCATCGCCGCGGCTGCTCGATCAGGTGCGAGAGCGTTTGCGGCTCAAGCATTACAGCTTGCGTACCGAACGGGCGTATGTTGGTTGGATCAGAAGATACATCATTCACCAGGGTCGGCGCCATCCCAAGGACATGGGGAAGAAGGAGGTCGAGGCGTTCCTGACGTCGTTGGCGGTGGAGCGCGATGTGAGTGCTGCGACGCAAGGGCAGGCGTTGTCGGCCATTTTGTTCTTGTACCGGGAAGTGCTGGAGCAGCCGCTTCCGTGGCTCGACGAGGTGACGCGGGCGAAGCGGCCCGCAAGATTGCCTTCGGTGATGTCGCGCGAGGAGGTACAGCGGCTGATCGCGGCGGTGGACGATCCGCTCATGAATCTGGTCGTGGCGTTGTTGTACGGAACCGGAATGCGCGTGCTGGAGGCGTTGCGCCTGCGGGTAAAGGATGTGGATTTCGGGCGAGGCGAGATTCTTGTTCGGGAAGGGAAGGGGAACAAGGATCGTGTGACGATGTTGCCGGCGAGCCTCGCCGATCGCTTGCGGGCGCAGCTTTCCGTGGTGCGGGCGCTGCATGCTGCAGAATTGCAGGCGGGGCGCGGGGATGTTGGCTTGCCACATGCTTTGGCCGCGAAGTACCCGTCGGCGGCCAAGTCGCTCGGGTGGCAGTACGTCTTTCCAGCTGCGGGGCTGTCGGTCGATCCGCGGTCGGGGGCGGTCCGGCGGCATCACGTTGACGAGAAGCGGGTGCAGCGGACGGTGAAGGCGGCTGCGCAGCGTGCGGGTATCGTGAAGCAGGTCAGTCCGCACACGCTGCGCCATTCGTTTGCCACCCATGTGCTGGAGGCGGGTTACGACATCCGTACGGTGCAGGAACTGCTCGGCCACTCGGATGTGTCGACGACGATGATCTATACGCATGTGCTGAATCGCGGGGGGCGGGGTGTCGTGAGCCCCCTGGATCGCGTGACCTGA